The proteins below come from a single Necator americanus strain Aroian chromosome V, whole genome shotgun sequence genomic window:
- a CDS encoding hypothetical protein (NECATOR_CHRV.G20826.T1), with protein MVWKTKIWKSNPTLLPIYAQIRKISADIAAIKFQKMIVVLCILGVILMNEVEAYTEDLSIIPLLSCANILCAPGYKCVMLVPDDCVGCRAFPRCVQQECNTSCVLPCPVFSTCVLVSTPTDCCPKAACRPRQIITISPPTDETIRFTIEPPMVTGIVKPGDPVEEIP; from the exons ATGGTatggaaaacgaaaatatggaaatcaaATCCAACGTTGTTGCCTATATATGCTCAGATCCGGAAGATATCAGCAGACATTGCTGCAATCAAGTTTCAAAAGATGATTGTTGTGTTG tGTATCTTGGGCGTAATTTTGATGAACGAGGTCGAGGCGTATACCGAAGACTTGT CTATCATTCCACTTCTTTCTTGCGCAAACATCCTTTGCGCTCCTGGCTACAAATGTGTTATGCTGGTGCCTGATGATTGCGTTGGCTGTCGAGCTTTTCCTCGATGTGTTCAACAAG AATGTAACACGTCATGTGTATTGCCGTGTCCCGTCTTTTCCACATGTGTGCTTGTTTCTACACCAACTGATtg CTGCCCTAAGGCCGCTTGTCGTCCAAGGCAAATCATTACCATTTCTCCTCCAACGGATGAGACTATTCGATTCACAATCGAACCTCCTATGGTGACAGGAATTGTGAAGCCGGGAGATCCTGTAGAAGAGATTCCATGA
- a CDS encoding hypothetical protein (NECATOR_CHRV.G20827.T1) — MIIVLCILGAILMSDVEADSEDLSIIPLLSCATVRCAPGYKCVMLVPDDCVGCRAFPRCVQQECDTSCLLPCLAFYKCVLVSSPNYCCPKAACRPRSIITIPPFTDETIRFTIEPPRVTGIVKPGDPVQQIP; from the exons ATGATTATTGTGTTG tgTATCTTGGGCGCAATTTTGATGAGCGACGTCGAGGCAGATTCCGAAGACTTGT CCATCATTCCACTTCTTTCTTGCGCAACCGTTCGTTGCGCTCCCGGCTACAAATGTGTGATGCTGGTGCCTGATGATTGCGTTGGCTGTCGAGCTTTTCCTCGATGTGTTCAACAAG AATGTGACACGTCATGCTTATTGCCATGTTTAGCCTTTTACAAATGTGTGCTTGTGTCTTCACCAAATTATTg cTGCCCGAAGGCCGCTTGTCGTCCAAGGTCAATCATTACTATTCCTCCTTTCACGGATGAAACTATTCGATTCACAATCGAACCTCCAAGGGTGACGGGAATTGTGAAGCCGGGAGATCCTGTACAACAGATTCCATGA